The proteins below are encoded in one region of Effusibacillus dendaii:
- the fabZ gene encoding 3-hydroxyacyl-ACP dehydratase FabZ produces MLNIDQIKEIIPHRYPFLLIDRILEVEAGKRAVGIKNVTANEPFFAGHFPEYPVMPGVLVIEAMAQVGAVALLSVEENKGRLAFFAGIDGARFRQQVRPGDTLHMEVEILSFRRNIGKGKAVAMVGDKVACEAELMFALGD; encoded by the coding sequence ATGTTAAACATTGATCAAATCAAAGAGATTATCCCACATCGGTATCCGTTTTTGCTGATTGATCGAATTTTGGAAGTGGAAGCGGGAAAAAGGGCTGTTGGAATCAAAAACGTGACCGCAAACGAACCGTTTTTTGCCGGGCATTTTCCTGAGTATCCGGTCATGCCGGGAGTTTTGGTGATTGAAGCGATGGCACAGGTCGGCGCGGTTGCTTTGTTGTCGGTCGAGGAAAACAAAGGGCGGCTGGCGTTTTTTGCCGGTATTGACGGTGCCCGCTTTCGACAACAAGTCCGACCGGGTGATACGCTTCACATGGAAGTCGAGATTCTTTCGTTCAGACGGAATATTGGCAAGGGGAAAGCAGTGGCTATGGTAGGCGATAAAGTAGCTTGCGAGGCGGAATTGATGTTCGCTCTGGGCGACTAA
- a CDS encoding YigZ family protein, with amino-acid sequence MLSSYKTIKGYGEDMLTIKKSRFISYAQPVETEEAAISFIESIQKKHWDATHNCYAYQIGPHDEIQRSNDDGEPSGTAGKPILEVIKKEGLKNVAIVVTRYFGGIMLGSGGLVRAYGQAATAGLRAAGIVTRSRFQSFAVKIDYTWLGKLENELLQQGYFIVNTEYTDLVCLTVLVPANETEHFRTLVTNATHGQASLQEGEVVYATIQDGKVIS; translated from the coding sequence ATGCTGTCAAGTTATAAAACGATCAAAGGCTATGGGGAAGACATGTTAACGATCAAAAAATCCCGCTTCATCAGTTATGCGCAGCCAGTCGAAACAGAAGAAGCGGCGATTTCCTTTATCGAGTCGATCCAGAAAAAGCACTGGGACGCTACTCATAATTGTTATGCGTATCAGATTGGTCCGCACGACGAGATTCAGAGGTCGAACGATGACGGCGAACCTTCCGGTACCGCAGGAAAGCCTATTTTGGAGGTAATCAAAAAAGAAGGACTTAAAAACGTGGCCATTGTAGTTACCCGTTATTTTGGCGGCATCATGCTTGGCTCGGGAGGTTTGGTACGAGCCTACGGGCAAGCAGCGACAGCCGGATTGCGTGCCGCCGGGATCGTGACCCGTTCCCGCTTCCAATCGTTTGCCGTCAAAATTGACTATACATGGCTGGGAAAGTTAGAAAATGAGCTGTTACAACAGGGATACTTTATCGTCAATACCGAATACACCGATCTGGTCTGTTTAACGGTGCTTGTCCCAGCAAATGAAACGGAACATTTCCGGACGTTGGTGACAAACGCGACCCATGGACAAGCGAGCCTGCAAGAAGGAGAGGTCGTTTATGCAACCATTCAGGACGGCAAGGTGATCAGTTAG
- a CDS encoding GGDEF domain-containing protein — translation MSDATKSIRFIWKLIVQYGGNGLLESRDLPKLEAAFLYGKWIMFLFPPVYYMWVGQAYFVPMLVSMSVLAIYNGIVYFLLRNTKNWSKSYSCMLRIIELFIVGSMSVMARLTMDLFNFNSYYLLVVLIGILSGGLVMAGVLLTIAILIFYFSGLMVSYAGGTVSATDAFFETVLTGTLFVLISFSVLYVVARSNRYRIESKVDWLTGLYNHRYFYQTLIQSLEDTGISRLTIILADIDDFKKINDMYGHLVGDEVLRKIGLLLRERLVAPNIAARYGGEEFGILLFDKSEEQVQKLLVSIQQSLAELTIDTEAGVLQGVTVSMGVVTGVSSAHLASKWVRLADQTLYRAKSSGKNRIVFAETP, via the coding sequence ATGAGCGACGCAACAAAAAGCATTCGGTTCATCTGGAAACTGATTGTTCAGTATGGAGGGAACGGACTTCTGGAATCACGGGATCTTCCGAAGCTGGAAGCGGCTTTCCTCTACGGCAAATGGATCATGTTCCTGTTTCCGCCGGTTTACTATATGTGGGTGGGACAAGCGTACTTCGTCCCGATGCTTGTCTCCATGTCCGTGCTGGCGATCTACAACGGAATCGTTTACTTCCTGTTGCGGAATACGAAGAATTGGTCTAAATCCTATTCCTGCATGCTGCGGATTATCGAGCTGTTCATAGTTGGCAGCATGTCAGTGATGGCACGGTTGACAATGGACCTTTTTAATTTCAACAGCTATTATCTGCTGGTGGTTTTGATTGGTATTCTCAGTGGCGGGTTAGTCATGGCTGGGGTATTGTTGACGATTGCCATACTGATCTTTTATTTCAGCGGACTGATGGTTTCCTATGCAGGAGGGACTGTCAGCGCAACAGACGCTTTCTTTGAGACCGTATTAACCGGAACCCTGTTCGTGCTCATTTCGTTTTCGGTTTTATATGTCGTGGCCCGCAGCAACCGATATCGCATCGAATCGAAGGTCGACTGGTTGACAGGGCTCTACAATCATCGTTATTTTTATCAAACCCTCATACAGTCGCTGGAAGATACCGGAATCTCTCGGCTTACGATCATACTGGCAGACATTGATGATTTTAAAAAGATTAATGACATGTACGGGCACCTGGTGGGAGACGAAGTACTGCGCAAAATCGGTTTGCTGCTCCGCGAACGGCTGGTGGCTCCGAATATAGCGGCCCGATACGGGGGAGAGGAATTTGGGATTTTGCTGTTTGACAAATCGGAGGAGCAGGTACAGAAACTGCTGGTTTCTATACAGCAATCGTTGGCAGAATTGACGATCGATACGGAAGCGGGAGTGCTGCAGGGGGTGACGGTCAGTATGGGAGTCGTTACGGGTGTGTCGTCTGCTCACTTGGCCAGCAAATGGGTACGATTGGCGGACCAAACGCTCTATCGAGCCAAGTCGAGCGGAAAAAACAGGATCGTATTTGCCGAAACGCCATAG
- a CDS encoding S-layer homology domain-containing protein, translating into MPVPSRRRLSRKALSGTIAISLLAPLPLLPTAYSQTALAAAAKSDSQSQGQYTDVPPGHWAFSAVQTLSNMGIVRGKATNLFAPSDTITRAEFVTLLLRALKTPLDPDSTPVFDDVPASYFAFKEIQTASKLKVFGDASVTSFQPDQPITRQDMAYFIANALQIPAVSDAVLKSTGSFADADQISPDEQKGVAIASQLKIINGYPDSTFKPLATATRAEAAGMIYNLLQVPAAKINDLKTSVQVSRIQITPDQVKLVAGETLSLTAQLFNKANSTVSGIPVVWSVDGLVGQISSDGVFTALVPGSGKITATVRQPGQSPVTASVNVTVEAPKHLAFSNDDYGSHKPTETINLTVKVNDENGKFLQTDNLRAVTFTITGPDGTFTTQASTVNGVAQLQTSKTKAGTYTVTASARGTILDKPATFVVTPGDLAKLDVHAAPSTFVRPGQDVQISAKGLDMWDNEISTFPVTFKVNDSRLGSISSNSNSPIGTLKVGNTQGSYTITAQSGSISATQQLTVYTSAADLSSGKGEWMMYSDWKNYPVDQTIQRLKDAGVTHVYMLNSTTTDGFFGQDAIDDFLPKAHKAGIAVVGWIYAANNDPWKDAGQTIQVINYTTPTGDRFDGIAADIEENLAAYQQEAFAKGIRDATGPNYPLFGVIYPATWKPNQPWSVYSKYYDVLEPMVYWHFKSKPYTYKEAYDSIGAEITKLRQLTRQDMPIKIVGQSYNMFPGDAGQYPQPYEIRGAMQAAKDYGAIGYSTYRGRTATPAEWNEFASFNW; encoded by the coding sequence ATGCCAGTACCCTCACGCCGACGCCTGTCGCGCAAAGCCCTTTCGGGCACCATCGCAATTTCGCTGCTTGCCCCGCTTCCGCTGCTGCCAACCGCTTACAGCCAAACGGCTTTGGCCGCTGCTGCCAAATCCGACTCGCAATCACAGGGCCAATATACTGATGTGCCACCGGGACATTGGGCGTTTTCCGCCGTTCAGACATTGTCAAACATGGGAATCGTACGGGGGAAAGCCACGAATTTGTTTGCCCCTTCCGACACGATTACCCGGGCCGAATTCGTAACCCTGCTGTTACGCGCTTTAAAGACACCGCTTGACCCGGACAGCACTCCGGTTTTCGATGACGTTCCAGCTTCCTATTTTGCCTTTAAAGAAATTCAGACCGCCTCGAAACTGAAAGTGTTTGGCGATGCGTCCGTCACCTCTTTTCAACCGGATCAGCCTATTACGCGCCAGGATATGGCCTATTTTATAGCCAATGCTTTACAAATTCCTGCCGTTTCTGACGCAGTTTTAAAAAGCACCGGTTCATTCGCCGATGCGGACCAAATTTCGCCTGACGAGCAAAAAGGAGTGGCGATCGCCAGCCAGTTAAAAATCATCAACGGTTATCCCGACAGTACGTTTAAACCGCTTGCTACCGCTACCCGTGCAGAAGCGGCCGGCATGATTTATAACCTGTTGCAAGTACCTGCCGCAAAAATTAACGATCTTAAAACCAGCGTACAGGTAAGCCGAATTCAGATTACACCCGATCAAGTGAAGTTGGTCGCGGGAGAAACCCTCTCCCTGACTGCGCAACTGTTCAATAAGGCGAACTCTACCGTTTCGGGTATACCCGTTGTATGGAGCGTAGATGGGCTCGTGGGACAGATTTCATCAGACGGGGTTTTCACCGCGCTGGTACCTGGCAGCGGAAAAATAACCGCGACTGTTCGCCAGCCCGGGCAATCCCCTGTTACAGCAAGTGTCAACGTCACTGTTGAGGCACCTAAACATTTGGCGTTCTCGAATGACGATTACGGTTCACACAAACCAACCGAAACGATCAATTTGACCGTTAAGGTCAATGACGAAAACGGGAAATTCCTGCAGACGGACAATCTCCGTGCAGTTACATTTACGATAACGGGACCGGATGGGACGTTCACCACGCAAGCATCTACCGTTAATGGCGTCGCTCAGTTGCAGACTTCCAAAACCAAAGCAGGAACATACACGGTTACAGCGTCTGCCAGAGGCACCATCTTGGATAAACCGGCCACATTTGTTGTAACGCCAGGCGATCTTGCGAAACTGGATGTTCACGCGGCTCCTTCTACATTTGTCCGTCCCGGTCAGGATGTACAGATCAGCGCCAAGGGACTGGATATGTGGGATAATGAGATTTCCACTTTCCCCGTTACGTTCAAGGTCAACGACAGCCGGTTGGGTTCAATTTCTTCGAATAGCAATTCGCCCATTGGAACCCTGAAGGTGGGCAATACGCAAGGAAGCTACACGATCACCGCACAGTCGGGATCCATCAGCGCCACTCAACAACTGACCGTATATACATCAGCTGCTGATCTGTCGAGCGGAAAAGGAGAATGGATGATGTACAGCGACTGGAAAAACTATCCGGTCGATCAAACCATTCAACGGTTAAAGGATGCCGGGGTTACACATGTGTATATGCTCAACTCGACGACAACAGACGGGTTCTTTGGACAAGACGCGATTGACGATTTCCTGCCGAAAGCCCATAAAGCCGGAATTGCCGTAGTGGGCTGGATTTATGCGGCAAACAATGATCCCTGGAAGGATGCCGGTCAAACCATTCAAGTCATTAATTATACGACTCCTACAGGTGACAGATTCGACGGAATTGCAGCCGATATCGAAGAAAACCTGGCGGCCTATCAACAAGAGGCATTTGCAAAAGGAATCCGGGATGCCACAGGTCCCAACTATCCGCTGTTTGGAGTCATTTATCCGGCTACTTGGAAGCCAAACCAGCCGTGGAGCGTCTACTCCAAATATTACGATGTATTGGAACCGATGGTCTATTGGCATTTCAAGTCAAAACCATACACCTACAAAGAAGCGTACGACAGCATCGGTGCTGAAATCACAAAACTGCGCCAGTTGACCCGACAAGACATGCCGATTAAAATCGTCGGCCAGTCCTATAACATGTTCCCCGGTGACGCAGGACAGTATCCGCAGCCTTATGAAATTCGCGGCGCCATGCAGGCTGCTAAAGATTACGGCGCAATCGGCTATTCGACCTACCGGGGCAGAACGGCAACACCGGCCGAATGGAACGAATTCGCGAGTTTTAACTGGTAA
- a CDS encoding O-antigen ligase family protein: protein MWALISLACFPIVDYVLRLLPIVGSIWDKLILLGLALIAVYRFVAGDRFERLPYHRVMIAFLALGAAYVAIDLPFFAADFEGFRAVYWYMLFVFVLPFVVRERETALQLVRFSLYAGLLISLHGIYQYIVKTPIPPNWIDAGESLRTRAFSLFGSPNIMGSYMILLFPTAVGMAWSASSWRQRILFGGIALAAMMALLFTFTRGAWLALFVALVITAALIDRRLLILILVAAVAAFFIPKIHTRVTQLFDPLYWMKAAKDGRVYRWLLAYDVVRNNPFFGTGLGHFGGAVAARRFNAMYVDNYYAKTIGEMGLVGLFAMLALFWTVMQNLYKRIFKPLRSRPNWPLLAGMFAGLLALLVQNAVENVFEVPAMNFLFWFYVSLLVILTRTGDTHTVDTSLTREEYTT from the coding sequence ATGTGGGCATTGATTTCACTTGCCTGCTTTCCCATCGTTGACTACGTACTTCGGTTGCTGCCTATTGTCGGTTCCATCTGGGACAAGTTGATTTTGCTCGGTCTGGCATTGATCGCCGTCTATCGATTTGTGGCGGGAGACCGGTTTGAGCGGTTGCCGTACCACCGGGTCATGATTGCATTTCTTGCACTGGGCGCCGCCTATGTGGCGATCGATCTTCCTTTTTTTGCGGCCGATTTCGAAGGGTTTCGCGCCGTTTACTGGTACATGCTGTTCGTTTTTGTTCTGCCGTTTGTAGTTCGGGAGCGGGAAACAGCGCTTCAACTGGTGCGCTTTTCACTATACGCAGGTCTCTTGATCAGTTTGCACGGGATCTACCAATATATTGTCAAAACGCCGATCCCCCCCAATTGGATAGATGCGGGAGAAAGTTTACGGACACGCGCCTTTTCCTTATTCGGCAGCCCCAATATTATGGGCAGCTATATGATTCTGCTGTTTCCCACAGCGGTCGGAATGGCCTGGTCGGCCTCCAGCTGGAGGCAGCGGATTTTGTTTGGCGGAATCGCGCTTGCCGCTATGATGGCCTTATTGTTTACTTTCACACGGGGCGCCTGGCTCGCGTTGTTTGTAGCTCTGGTTATTACCGCTGCGCTGATTGACCGCCGCCTGCTGATCCTGATTCTGGTCGCTGCGGTCGCCGCCTTTTTCATTCCGAAAATCCACACCCGTGTAACCCAACTGTTTGATCCGCTCTATTGGATGAAAGCGGCAAAAGACGGACGCGTCTACCGCTGGCTGCTGGCTTATGACGTAGTCCGCAACAACCCGTTTTTCGGAACGGGGTTGGGACATTTCGGTGGCGCCGTGGCAGCCCGCCGTTTTAACGCCATGTATGTGGACAACTATTACGCCAAGACTATCGGAGAAATGGGGCTTGTTGGCCTGTTTGCGATGTTGGCGCTTTTCTGGACCGTGATGCAAAACTTGTACAAGCGAATTTTCAAACCGCTTCGCAGCCGTCCCAACTGGCCGTTGCTGGCAGGCATGTTCGCCGGTCTCCTGGCGCTTTTGGTGCAAAATGCGGTGGAAAACGTATTTGAGGTACCGGCGATGAACTTTCTCTTCTGGTTTTATGTTTCATTACTGGTTATTCTGACCCGAACCGGGGATACCCACACAGTCGATACGAGTCTTACAAGGGAGGAATATACAACATGA